The following proteins are co-located in the Malus sylvestris chromosome 13, drMalSylv7.2, whole genome shotgun sequence genome:
- the LOC126596666 gene encoding protein PLANT CADMIUM RESISTANCE 2-like has protein sequence MYSSHPRGYEKYSSSDPQHHHHHHQDAPLAPTGIPVSSSTEPYFTTSNEDMSSHSGHSHMTHPPSRPRPRALIPWSTGLCDCFSDFKNCCITLWCPCITFGRIAEIVDKGSTSCGASGALYTLITCVTACPCCYSCFYRSKMRQQYSLEESPCGDCLVHCFCEHCALCQEYRELQFRGFDLKLGWHGNIEERNREGVAMNPVPPVVEEGMSRDK, from the exons ATGTACTCGTCACACCCAAGGGGATACGAGAAGTACTCCTCGTCCGATCCccagcaccaccaccatcaccaccaagATGCTCCGCTGGCGCCGACAGGTATCCCGGTCAGCTCCAGCACCGAACCTTATTTTACTACTTCTAACGAAGACATGAGCTCCCACAGTGGCCACTCCCACATGACCCACCCCCCATCCCGTCCCCGCCCTCGTGCTCTCATCCCTTGGTCCACCGGCCTCTGCGACTGCTTCTCCGATTTCAAAAACT GTTGCATAACACTTTGGTGTCCATGCATCACCTTTGGCCGAATTGCAGAGATTGTGGATAAGGGTTCAACat CTTGTGGTGCCAGTGGAGCGCTGTACACACTGATTACTTGTGTGACAGCTTGTCCATGCTGCTATTCCTGCTTCTACCGCTCCAAAATGAGACAGCAATACAGCTTGGAAGAGAGCCCTTGTGGGGACTGCTTGGTTCATTGCTTCTGTGAGCACTGCGCCTTGTGTCAAGAGTACCGCGAGCTTCAGTTTCGCGGTTTCGACTTGAAACTTG GATGGCATGGAAATATCGAGGAAAGGAACCGTGAAGGAGTTGCAATGAATCCGGTGCCTCCGGTGGTGGAGGAAGGCATGAGTCGAGATAAATGA
- the LOC126596670 gene encoding protein PLANT CADMIUM RESISTANCE 2-like isoform X3 codes for MSGGWSTGLLDCFSDCSVCCLGFWCPCVVAGRVAEIVSKGETSCFWHGCLYAAINYYTNLACCITCGYRTQLRGQYMLEEKPCNDCCVHFFCNSCALCQEYRELQNRGFDVASGWQGDASQNRGVVTAPAMQGGMNRQSDHK; via the exons ATGTCGGGTGGATGGAGCACTGGCCTGCTTGACTGCTTCAGTGACTGCAGTGTCT GCTGCTTGGGATTTTGGTGTCCTTGCGTTGTTGCTGGGCGTGTTGCAGAGATTGTCTCCAAAGGAGAAACCA GTTGTTTTTGGCATGGATGTTTATATGCAGCAATTAATTACTATACTAACTTGGCATGCTGCATTACTTGCGGCTATCGAACCCAACTGAGGGGGCAGTACATGTTGGAGGAAAAACCTTGCAACGATTGCTGCGTTCATTTCTTCTGCAACTCCTGTGCCTTGTGCCAAGAATACCGTGAGCTCCAGAACCGTGGTTTCGATGTTGCTAGTG GGTGGCAAGGAGATGCGTCCCAGAATCGTGGAGTGGTGACAGCACCAGCTATGCAGGGTGGCATGAATCGTCAGTCTGATCACAAATAA